Sequence from the Abditibacteriaceae bacterium genome:
GCGGTGTGCGGCCTGAAAGAAAAAGCGGCGGTTGAGCAAACGTGTTTGATCGTCGGTTTGCATTTGGGTGCGCAACTGCTCGCGGGCGCGTTCGAGTTCGCGGCGCGTGCGCGCGAGTTCGGCCAGCAGGCGAACGCGGGTCAGGATGTCGGCGTCGGTGGCGTTAGCGGCCAGAAAATCGTCGCTTCCTGAGTCCAGCAACTCGTCCATGACAGCAGCGCGTGCCGCGTCGTTGCGGCGCGGCGGCGCGAGAATCACGGCAATGCCGGCGTCGCGGCCCATTTCCGAGTGGCGCAAATCGCGGCACAACGTCGAGGTTTCCTCGCCGGGCGTAAGAGATTCCACCAAGACAACATGCGGGTGGTTCAGTTCGAGCGCGCCCTGTGTATCGAGCATCCAATCGGCGCGCGTTGTCCATGCGATTGTATGTCCGGCAGCAGCCAGAACCGAAATCAACGGATGCGTCGGCGCACCCGCTGTGTCATCGGCAGAGGGAGCAACGTCGCGTGCGTTGGACTCGCGCGATAAATCGGCGATAACGCCCAGATCGGCAGGCGGAAGTTCCGACGCGTAGGTGCCGTTGGAATAGGCTTGCGGATACGACGCATCGCCGCCACTTTGAGCGGAGTCGTCGGTGACGAAAAACGCGTCATCCGGCGCAGGCAGTCCGATTGAAACGGAAGCAGAAGTGCTTGTTCCTGCTGCCGGAAGGGGCGACGCCGTGTAAGTCGAGGAATCGGGTGAGCGCTCCAAGACCAGCAAAACGCGCGCGCACATCCGCGAAGCCATTTCAGAGCCGTCTGGAGAAGTATGTTTTGCCATGTCCTTCATTTCGCCCTTCGCCGAATTAATTGCTTGTGAGATGCTTGCAGTTTAACCGCCCACACTTTTGCGCGTGCGGTTTTCGCCGCCGGTTGATGCGCTCTCGCGCGTCCAAGTTCCGGTTCGACCGCCCCGTTTTTCGAGCAAACGAATCGCACCGATTTCCAGTGTCTCGTCGATGCCTTTCGTCATGTCGTAAATGGTGAGAAGTGCGGCGGCGGCGGCGGCGAGCGCTTCCATTTCCACTCCGGTCTGGCCCGAACAACGAACTGTTGTTTCAACACGAATACTGCCATTGTCGGCGTCGCACCGGAATTCGCAGCGCGCACCCGCAATTAACAGGGGATGACAAAGCGGTATAAAATCGGGCGTGCGCTTGGCGGCCTGAATCGCCGCGATGCGCGCCGTTTCCAAAACGTTGCCTTTGGGCACCGTCCCGCTTTCAATGGCCTCGACAGTTTCCGGTGCCAGCGAAATAAAACCTTCCGCTTTGGCTTCGCGCGCTGTTACCGCTTTGTCGCTCACGTCGATCATTTGCGTTGCGTTCATAGAAAAGAAAGTACGGTCGAAAGCGACCGTACTTATTTGCGCTTCTGAATCTGGCTCCAGATGAACAGAGCAATGAGGCTAAAAATGAGAACGCGCCCGATGAGCGCCAGAAGCGAAAAAATCCAGCCGAATACGGTGCCGACAAGGCCGAACACCACAACAACAGCCGCAATTGCCAGCGCAATTTGAACGCCGCGCGGCAACGAAAGAAACTTTGCGAGTACGCCTCCGGCGTGGGCGATGCCGCCGCTTTTGCGCGATGGCTTCGTCGAATCGTCCCAGCGATTTAAATTGCTCACGTCAGCCTCCAATGGAAATCATGTTTTTGATGCTGTGAAGCGGAATAACGTCGGTCATGTGATGTCCGGCCCACTTCAAATCGGCGGCCTGGCGAAAGGCGTTTTGCAACTCGTCGTCTCTTGCATTGTTGCGCAAAAGCGCGCGAACATCGACTTCGGCGTTTTGGTGCAGACATGGGCGCAAGCCACCTTCCGCCGTTAATCTCATGCGATTGCAAGTGTCGCAGAATGCTTCGCTCATCGACGAAATGAAAGCGACGCGTGCCTCTGTTTTCGTGCATTTCCAGCCACGCGCCGCGCCATCTTCGGGAGCTTCTGGCTGCAACTCGAAATCGCGTTGCAATGTCGCGCGCATTTCTTCGGTTGAAACCAGCGCCTCCCGTTGATGCGCCGCCGTATCGCCCATCGGCATCATTTCAATGAAACGCATTGGTGCGCCGCGTTCGTGAGCAAAATGCACGAGGTCGCAAAGCTCGTCGTCGTTCACGCCGCGCGAAACGACCGCATTAAACTTCAGTTTTAAACCGCTGCGAACCGCCGCTTCGATTCCGCGCTGCACATCGGCGAAAACATCGCGCCGCGCGAGCGCATTGGCTCGCTCGCTTTGCAAACTGTCGAGCGAAATGTTGACACTTGAAAGTCCTGCGTCATGCAGCGGTTGCGCGAGTTCATCAAGACGCGACGCGTTCGTTGTTAAAGCAATTTCTTCGACCCCGTCGATAGCGCGCAGCATTTGGACGAGAGTTGGCAAATCGCGGCGCAATGTTGGTTCGCCGCCGGTGAGACGAATTTTCTTCAATCCCAGCGACGCGCCCACGGTTGCCACACGCGCGATTTCTTCGAATGTCAGAATGCTTTCGCGCGGCAGCCACTCGATGCCATCTTCGGGCAGGCAATAGGTGCAGCGAAAATTACAGCGGTCGGTGACGCTGATGCGCAGATACGTGATGACACGATTGTGGCGGTCGCACAGCATAGGAAGAGTACGGTCGATTTCGACCGTACTTACGAAGCGGGAAGCGCTCCGCTCCCGCGTAACGACTGACCGATGAGATTCGTCGCCTTCGAGCGATTGAGCGTGTAAAAGTGCAAGCCGGGTACGCCCTCGCGCAGCAATTCCTCGCATTGCGTAATCGCGTGATCGACGCCTGCTGCCGCAACCGCGAGCGGGTCGCTTTCCAGACTTTCTAAGCGCACCAAAAGCCAGTGAGGAATCTTTGCGCCGCACATCATCACAAAACGCTTGATCTGGCTCACCGACGAAATCGGCATAATTCCGGCGCAGAGGGGAATCGAGACGCCGAGCTTTTCGGCCAAATCGCGCCAGCGGAAAAAATCGGCGTTGTCGAAGAACAACTGCGTGATAACGAAATGCGCGCCGTTGTCCTGCTTCAGCTTGAGGTATTCCACATCGCGCGTGAGGTTGAGGCTTTGCGGATGGCTTTCGGGGTAGCCCGCAACGGCAACGCAGAAGTCTTGGCGTTCGCGCGCAAATTTCACCAGATCGGTGGCATAACCAAAGCCGCCTTCAACGGCGTTAAACCGCTCGCCCGCCGGTGGGTCGCCGCGTAACGCGAGGACGTTACGCACGCCGGAATCCCAGAGGCGGTCGAGGTAAGCGCCCATTTCTTCGGCGGTGTGTCCGGCGCAGGTCATGTGGGCCATGCAACGCACATCGAGTTCGCTTTGAATACGCGCCGTTAGGTCGAGCGTTTGCGGTGTGCCGCCGCCGGTTTTGGTCACCGACACGAAATCGGGCGCGAGAGGGCGCAAGTCGTCGATGGCCTTGAGTAACTGCGCTTCACCGGCTTCGTCTTTGGGTGGAAAAAATTCGAACGACACAAGAGGGCGTCCGCTTTCAAAAAGTTCGTCGATTCTCATAAAGGTACGGTCGAAACTGACCATACCTTGTTTTATCACGACTGAAGAATTTACGGCGTCTCGTAGCCGCGCACGCGCGCTTTTAATTGGCCCTGCGGTTCTTTCGAGAACGAAACAAAACCTTCGCGCGACGAGCCACGCGGCACAAACGCGAACGCCAGTTCTCCGCTTTCCTCGCCCGACTTTACTTCGACAGCAACTTCTTCGGCGACGGTTTCGCCACGATTGACGATGCGAACCGGAACAAGCCACTGATCTTGCCACTGTGTTGCGCGGCCTGTTGTCGCTTCCAGAAGTGGGGCGCCATCGCCGGTGCGCCGCGCATCGAGAACAAGAAAACCAATTGTCCCAACCAGAAGCGCAAAACTCAGGGCGAAAACCGACCATTCCAGCGCGTTTTTTTCAATTTTCATGAGGAATCGATTTGTAAAAGCAGTCGCCCTGCCGACGCGCCCAGAGTTGCCGCAAAACCCAGCACAACGGTTTGCGCAACGGCAAACGAAAATGAAGCGTCGTCGAAACGTCCGAAGAACCACAAAACCGCCGCCGAAATGAGGAGCGCAATCGCGTAAGTGCGCGCGATGCCCGACATAATTTCAACGGCATTGCCGCCGGGCGAAACCGTTTTGGCCGAGCGAAAATCGGCGCCGTAAAGAATGATGGCACCCAATGTCAGAGAAAAGAGGGCAAGTATTAAAATCTGCCACGCTTTCATCTCCGACGCGAGCATCACAATTTCTTCCGTGGGCGCGACGTTGGCAGCAAACAAAAAAGCGCCGCACGCCGCGATGACGCTTTGTCTCACGACGCCACTGCAATCGGGCGAAGGTTCGCTTTCATCATCGTCGCTCGACGGGCCTAATTGCGCCGTTCCAACCGAAACTCCGATGGCGACCAGAAGCGCTTCGATAATGATTTTTCCGGCGATTTCACTCACTGCCATGCCCGGTGCGATGCGGCCCAGAAGCCACAAAATAAACGCTGAAACCACAAGTCCCAAACCGAATTCTTCAACGGAATCGATGGCGCATTCGAGGAAAGTCGCGTCGTTGCGAATGCCGACGAAAAAGTTATAGCCGAGCAGCAGCGCCGCAGTTGCCGCTATTCCACACAGCAATCGCTCGGGCTGAATCGAAAATCCGGCCCACCACACTTCCATCGTATAAAGCAGCGGTAAGCTGAAAACGAGGCCACCGACAACTCCGCGTCCGTATTCTTGAAGCGACTGCGCAATAGGGCCGGGAGAGTTCATAAAAAAAGTACGGTCGAAATCGACCGTACTGGGAGCTAATCACCTTCAGGGCGACCGTGAACTTTGCGATCAGCCTGTGTTTGCAAACCGCGCAAACGTTCGTAGAGAGGCGTACTGCGCGTCGCATTGGAAATGTTCTCGCGCAATTCGATTTGTTGGTCGGGGGCGCGCCGATCGCCGTGAATTGTCCAGCGATACGCTACGAGCGGATCGCGTTTGCCCTTGACTGTGACTTCCAACTGTTCCAGCGTGCGGGCGATGGAGTAGGGCAATCGAGAAACAGTACGCGCTGAAACAAGCACGCTTTGCGGATGTGCGACGCTTTGCAAACGCTGCGCGATGTTGACTGCGTCACCGAGAACAGTGCGTTCGCGACGCTCCAGTGTTCCGAGGTTCGCGACAGCCACAACGCCGGTGTTCAGGCCGACACGTACTTGCACGTTTTGCGTCATCTGGTCGGTGACGCGCACGAAACGCGTTTCGCGCACCATCTTTTGTGAGGCTTGCATCGCTTCAAGCGGACGGTCGAAAACGGCCAGCATCGCGTCGCCGATGAATTTATCAATCCAACCGCCGTGTGAACGGACAATTTCCGAAAGGGTGGAGTAATGGTCGTTAAGAATGGCGGCAACTTCTGCGGGCTGCAAGCGCTCGGAAATCTGGGTGAAGCCAACGAGGTCGCAAAAACAAACGGTGAGTTCTTCGCGTCGGTCAATCACCGATGTTTGGCCGGATTCGACGGCTTCTGTTACTTCGCGCCACGTTTGCCCGCCGATATAAGAGCGCACAATTTCCTGCAGACGACGGCTTTCATCGGCAGCCGCAGCCATTTCACCTTCGCGGGCGTGCAGTTTCAAGCGCGAGGCTTCGAGCGCATCCATCATGCGCATTCCCAAACGGCCCTGCCATGAAAGCGCCAACTCGACTTCGGTGTGGCGCGGAAGTGGATCGACACCGACAAGAGCCGCAAGGCGTGCGGCAGCTTCTTCGGCAATTGCAG
This genomic interval carries:
- a CDS encoding diguanylate cyclase, with protein sequence MAKHTSPDGSEMASRMCARVLLVLERSPDSSTYTASPLPAAGTSTSASVSIGLPAPDDAFFVTDDSAQSGGDASYPQAYSNGTYASELPPADLGVIADLSRESNARDVAPSADDTAGAPTHPLISVLAAAGHTIAWTTRADWMLDTQGALELNHPHVVLVESLTPGEETSTLCRDLRHSEMGRDAGIAVILAPPRRNDAARAAVMDELLDSGSDDFLAANATDADILTRVRLLAELARTRRELERAREQLRTQMQTDDQTRLLNRRFFFQAAHRECSRARRYNSQLSCLMIEVDHFKRLAAITGYDCGEAMLRAVALVLRDLTRDSDIVARFDEDKFAVLLPETTIEGATRLREKVQQAVTALEFQWHHSPIPLTVSGGEANRNREIRDAEEAAHRLDLEGGEEAEHVEGEPLSTREELAELLAAADAALFVARRGVRFPTLVGEFAPEKATHSTDIDDDISQLPSMA
- the moaC gene encoding cyclic pyranopterin monophosphate synthase MoaC: MNATQMIDVSDKAVTAREAKAEGFISLAPETVEAIESGTVPKGNVLETARIAAIQAAKRTPDFIPLCHPLLIAGARCEFRCDADNGSIRVETTVRCSGQTGVEMEALAAAAAALLTIYDMTKGIDETLEIGAIRLLEKRGGRTGTWTRESASTGGENRTRKSVGG
- the moaA gene encoding GTP 3',8-cyclase MoaA, whose protein sequence is MLCDRHNRVITYLRISVTDRCNFRCTYCLPEDGIEWLPRESILTFEEIARVATVGASLGLKKIRLTGGEPTLRRDLPTLVQMLRAIDGVEEIALTTNASRLDELAQPLHDAGLSSVNISLDSLQSERANALARRDVFADVQRGIEAAVRSGLKLKFNAVVSRGVNDDELCDLVHFAHERGAPMRFIEMMPMGDTAAHQREALVSTEEMRATLQRDFELQPEAPEDGAARGWKCTKTEARVAFISSMSEAFCDTCNRMRLTAEGGLRPCLHQNAEVDVRALLRNNARDDELQNAFRQAADLKWAGHHMTDVIPLHSIKNMISIGG
- the metF gene encoding methylenetetrahydrofolate reductase [NAD(P)H] → MRIDELFESGRPLVSFEFFPPKDEAGEAQLLKAIDDLRPLAPDFVSVTKTGGGTPQTLDLTARIQSELDVRCMAHMTCAGHTAEEMGAYLDRLWDSGVRNVLALRGDPPAGERFNAVEGGFGYATDLVKFARERQDFCVAVAGYPESHPQSLNLTRDVEYLKLKQDNGAHFVITQLFFDNADFFRWRDLAEKLGVSIPLCAGIMPISSVSQIKRFVMMCGAKIPHWLLVRLESLESDPLAVAAAGVDHAITQCEELLREGVPGLHFYTLNRSKATNLIGQSLRGSGALPAS
- a CDS encoding TIGR02587 family membrane protein: MNSPGPIAQSLQEYGRGVVGGLVFSLPLLYTMEVWWAGFSIQPERLLCGIAATAALLLGYNFFVGIRNDATFLECAIDSVEEFGLGLVVSAFILWLLGRIAPGMAVSEIAGKIIIEALLVAIGVSVGTAQLGPSSDDDESEPSPDCSGVVRQSVIAACGAFLFAANVAPTEEIVMLASEMKAWQILILALFSLTLGAIILYGADFRSAKTVSPGGNAVEIMSGIARTYAIALLISAAVLWFFGRFDDASFSFAVAQTVVLGFAATLGASAGRLLLQIDSS
- a CDS encoding adenylate/guanylate cyclase domain-containing protein; protein product: MSAPAYMPSGAQQSAGETLDGSLATFSLARLAEEAAAADGEAWGEDPGLSLLLDESLKHLRQEMLALPAALARYASSENSAPIRSRIWAFFGKFSIAYELFDQLVEVAQHADIWVFGLPDINLPIVDNIVAVPLHPGMPLARERGIVVEGTSMCAVLLASEAGQLTAGDSATHYCEGMVSAQPAIAEEAAARLAALVGVDPLPRHTEVELALSWQGRLGMRMMDALEASRLKLHAREGEMAAAADESRRLQEIVRSYIGGQTWREVTEAVESGQTSVIDRREELTVCFCDLVGFTQISERLQPAEVAAILNDHYSTLSEIVRSHGGWIDKFIGDAMLAVFDRPLEAMQASQKMVRETRFVRVTDQMTQNVQVRVGLNTGVVAVANLGTLERRERTVLGDAVNIAQRLQSVAHPQSVLVSARTVSRLPYSIARTLEQLEVTVKGKRDPLVAYRWTIHGDRRAPDQQIELRENISNATRSTPLYERLRGLQTQADRKVHGRPEGD